In Peromyscus maniculatus bairdii isolate BWxNUB_F1_BW_parent chromosome 9, HU_Pman_BW_mat_3.1, whole genome shotgun sequence, one genomic interval encodes:
- the Sugt1 gene encoding protein SGT1 homolog: MAAAAAGPATSQRFFQSFSDALIDEDPQAALEELTKALEQNPDDAQYYCQRAYCHILLGRYRDGIADVKKSLELNPNNPTAFLRKGMCEYHEKDYASALDTFAEGQKLDSADANFAIWIKRCQETQNSKYISASQRTQSKIKYDWYQTESQVIITLMIKNIQKNDVNVEFSEKELSAVVKLPSGEDYNLKLRLLHPVVPEQSTFKVLSTKIEIKMKKPEAVRWEKLEGQGDETTPKQFIADVKNLYPSSSHYTRNWDKLVGEIKEEEKNEKLEGDAALNKLFQQIYSDGSDEVKRAMNKSFMESGGTVLSTNWSDVGKRKVEINPPDDMEWKQY; this comes from the exons GAGCTGACTAAGGCTTTGGAACAGAATCCAGATGATGCACAGTATTACTGTCAGAGAGCTTATTGTCACATTCTTCTTGGGAGATATCGTG ATGGTATTGCTGATGTAAAGAAGTCTCTTGAACTCAATCCAAATAATCCTACTGCTTTCCTGAGGAAAGG GATGTGTGAATACCATGAAAAAGACTATGCTTCTGCTTTAGACACTTTTGCAGAAGGACAGAAATTAGATA gTGCAGATGCAAACTTTGCAATCTGGATTAAAAGGTGCCAGGAGACTCAGAATAGTAAGTATATT TCTGCATCTCAGAGAACTCAGTCAAAAATCAA GTATGACTGGTATCAAACGGAATCTCAAGTAATCATTACACTTATGATCAAGAATATTCAGAAGAATGATGTAAATGTGGAATTTTCAGAAAAAGAG TTGTCTGCTGTGGTGAAACTCCCTTCTGGAGAAGATTACAATTTGAAACTGAGGTTGCTTCACCCTGTAGTGCCGGAGCAGAGCACGTTTAAAGTACTTTCAACAAAG attgaaattaaaatgaaaaagccagaggctgtgagaTGGGAAAAGCTAGAGGGGCAAGGAGATGAGACCACACCAAAACAGTTCATAGCAG ATGTGAAGAACCTGTATCCATCATCATCTCATTATACCAGGAACTGGGATAAGCTGGTTGGTGAGatcaaagaggaagagaagaatgagAAGCTGGAGGGTGACGCAGCTTTAAACAAGTTATTTCAGCAGATCTACTCAGATGGTTCCGATGAAGTGAAACGGGCCATGAACAAATCATTT atGGAGTCTGGTGGTACAGTCTTGAGTACCAACTGGTCTGATGTAGGTAAAAGAAAAGTTGAAATCAACCCTCCTGATGATATGGAATGGAAACAGTACTAA